The Acidaminococcus fermentans DSM 20731 sequence ATTCACAATCTTTTTGGGAAAGCCGGCCAGGATGGGTTCCACCCCCATGCAGCAGCCTTCCGGATCGGCGGCGATCTCCTGGAGGGTATGGGCGTCTTCCAGCCGGAAGACCCCGGCCCGCCGCCGGAGCAGGAAACTCATGGTCCCCTTCATCCCCAGCTTCGCCGCCAGGTCCTCACACAGGGTCCGGATAAAAGTCCCCTTGGAGCAGGTCACGTCGAACACCAGGGTCTTTCCGGTGTAATCCACCTTTTCCAGTTCATAGAGAGTGATGGGACGGGGCTCCCGCTTCACTTCGATGCCCTGTCGGGCCAGCTTGTACAGCTTGGTGCCCCCCACACTGATGGCGGAATACATGGGCGGGATCTGGGTCCCTTCCCCCCGGAAGGAGGCCAGGGCGGCTTCGATTTCCTCTGCCGTCAGGTCCCGTACGGGACTTTCGGCGATCACCGCCCCTTCCGTATCCCCGGTGTCGGTCTGAAACCCGAAGGTCAGCTCTGCCCGGTAGCTTTTTTCCTCGTGGGCCGCGTATTCCAGGAATCGGGTGGCCATGCCGGTGAACACCGGCAGCACCCCGGCGGCCAGGGGATCCAGGGTGCCCCCGTGGCCGATTTTCTTCATATGGAGGATTTTCCGCAGGGCCCCCACCACATCATGGCTGGTCATGCCCGGTGGTTTGAGTACGTTGAAAATCCCATCCATCACAGTTCCTCCAGGGCCTTTTCCAGCGCCTCCAGCAGGGCCTTCTTGGCCTCTTCCAGAGGCAGGCCGATGGTGCAGCCGGCGGCTTTGGGATGGCCGCCCCCGTTGAAGGCCACGGCCACCCTGCTCACGTCCACCTTTTTGGAGCGCATGCTCACCCGCGTGGATCTGGGTTCCACCTGCTTGAAGAGCACCGCCACGTCCACCCCGGCAATGTACCGGGGATGGTAGATGAAGCTTTCCGTGGAAACGGTCTTGTCATACAGGGAAAGAGGCACTTCCAGGGTGGCAATTTTCCCTCCGGCATAGAAGCTCAGGCTGGGCAGCACCTTGGCCAGGAGCTCCACGGAATTCCGGGCTTTCAGTTCCAGCTGGTCGGAGATCTCGTCGGGCTTCACCCCCAGGGCCACCAGGTCCGCCGCCACCCGCATGCACCGGGGGGTGGTGTTGGCGTACTTGAAAAAGCCGCAGTCGGTGACAATGGCCGTGTACAGATCCGTGGCCAGTTCCTGGTCCACCGGGATCCTGTTGGCTTCCAGCATCCGGTACATGATTTCCCCGGTGGCCGCCGCCCTGTCATCCAGCAGCAGATAATCCGCATACCGGGTGTTGGACACATGGTGGTCGATGTTCAGGATGGGTGCGGAAAGACAGTCTTCCGCAGCCCCCATCCGGTCTTTGGAAGAGGCATCCACCACCACCGTCAGGTCGCAGTCGATTTTCTCCCCGGGTTTGGGCTGCTCATAGGCGTCCAGTCCGGGCAGGAACTGGTACACCGCCGGCAGGATGTCATCCACCAGCAGACGCACCTGTTTCCCTGCCTGGCGCAGGGCCCGGGCCAGTCCCAGGGTGGAGCCCAGGGTATCCCCGTCCGGTCCCACATGGCTCACCAGCACCAGGCGGCTGACGCTCATCAGCAGCTGCCAGGTTTCCTTCAGATCCAGTGCCTTACTCATGATGCTCTTCTTTCTTCAGCTCATGGAGGATGGATTCGATATGGGCGCTGTATTCCATGGACGTATCCTTGTGGAAGCTGAGCACCGGAGCCACCCGGAGATCGATCCGCCGGGCGATTTCCCGGCGGAAGAAGCCCAGGGCGGACTGGAGGCCCTTCCAGGCGGCTGCCTGCTGTTCCTCACTGCCGTAGAGGCTTACATAGATCTTGGCGTAGCTCAGGTCGTTGCTGACTTCCACCCCGGTGATGGTGACGAACTTCACCCGGGGATCCTTCACGTCACGGATCATCATGTTGCTCATTTCCTGCTTGATCAGCGCCTGGAGTTTTTCAGCACGAAGTTTGGACATGGTCCCTCCTTATTCTGCAGCCACTTCTTCCATGGTGTAGACTTCCAGCTGGTCCCCCACCTTGATATCCCGGTAGTCGGCCAGGGTAAGCCCACATTCGAAGTTGGCCGCCACTTCCTTCACATCGTCCTTGAACCGGCGCAGGGAATCCAGTTCCCCTTCGTGGATCACGATGCCGTCCCGGACCAGACGCACCTTGGCGGACCGGGTGATCTTCCCGTCCTTCACATAGGCCCCGGCGATCAGCATCTTGTTGATGGGGATAACCTGACGGATTTCCACATGGCCGATGATCTTTTCCTTGAATTTGGGTGCCAGCATCCCCTTGATGGCGGCTTCCACATCGTTCAGGGCATCGTAGATGACCCGGTAGGTGCGGATATCCACCTTTTCGGCTTCGGCGGTCTTCCGGGCATTGGCGTCCGGACGGACGTTGAAGCCGATGATCAGGGCGTT is a genomic window containing:
- the truB gene encoding tRNA pseudouridine(55) synthase TruB → MDGIFNVLKPPGMTSHDVVGALRKILHMKKIGHGGTLDPLAAGVLPVFTGMATRFLEYAAHEEKSYRAELTFGFQTDTGDTEGAVIAESPVRDLTAEEIEAALASFRGEGTQIPPMYSAISVGGTKLYKLARQGIEVKREPRPITLYELEKVDYTGKTLVFDVTCSKGTFIRTLCEDLAAKLGMKGTMSFLLRRRAGVFRLEDAHTLQEIAADPEGCCMGVEPILAGFPKKIVNALQGRRIAQGVATTLPGLTEGTLYQLWTRDGVLVGLARAVDGRLRAHKIIHIPDVETRTEEQP
- the rbfA gene encoding 30S ribosome-binding factor RbfA, producing MSKLRAEKLQALIKQEMSNMMIRDVKDPRVKFVTITGVEVSNDLSYAKIYVSLYGSEEQQAAAWKGLQSALGFFRREIARRIDLRVAPVLSFHKDTSMEYSAHIESILHELKKEEHHE
- a CDS encoding DHH family phosphoesterase; its protein translation is MSKALDLKETWQLLMSVSRLVLVSHVGPDGDTLGSTLGLARALRQAGKQVRLLVDDILPAVYQFLPGLDAYEQPKPGEKIDCDLTVVVDASSKDRMGAAEDCLSAPILNIDHHVSNTRYADYLLLDDRAAATGEIMYRMLEANRIPVDQELATDLYTAIVTDCGFFKYANTTPRCMRVAADLVALGVKPDEISDQLELKARNSVELLAKVLPSLSFYAGGKIATLEVPLSLYDKTVSTESFIYHPRYIAGVDVAVLFKQVEPRSTRVSMRSKKVDVSRVAVAFNGGGHPKAAGCTIGLPLEEAKKALLEALEKALEEL